TGGACCGGCACGAAATTAAGGGAGAAGAAGTCCATACCGGGAGAGCCTCGAAAGCGGGTAACGGAGCTCACGTTTACGTTCCTAAGCGGTGGCTCGGAGCGGACGTGAAGGTCGTCCGGACCTCGGAGCTCGACGACTAGGTCAGGTGGATATGAGTTTTGACAATAAAGAGACGGACGAGGATTACGAGGCGATGCTCGAAACGATCGATAACTCGATCGAGGAGCTTGAGCGAAAGATCGAGAACGGGCGTATCAGGTCTCCAGAGCGGGATAACGTCCGTTTAAAGCATCACCGCGCACTCGGATATCAGATCCGGACCCGCCTCAAGATCGCAGAGAGCCGAGACCTTGCCCGGCTCGGAGAGGAACTAGAGGAACGGCTCGAGGAGCTCGAAAACAACTCATGAGTGATTACTCAAAACGGCAGATCGAGCGGATGTACGACGAGTTCGAGACCAAGAGCCGGGTTAAGCGCCAGCGACTCGGTCCGGATGGCTATCCAGCCTTTCCGGACGGAGCCGAGATTAGTCTCCCGGTCGCGATCGCGGCGGCGAGAGCAGAGCAAGACGGCGCGGATCCGGTCGAGG
This Halalkalicoccus subterraneus DNA region includes the following protein-coding sequences:
- a CDS encoding DUF2080 family transposase-associated protein yields the protein MDRHEIKGEEVHTGRASKAGNGAHVYVPKRWLGADVKVVRTSELDD